DNA from Polaribacter sp. NJDZ03:
ATAATCATTTTGACACTAAAGTGGTAGTAAATGGAGCAACACCAACTTGGAAAGGATTTACTTTAGGAGCAACAATTGTGGGTACAGGAGGTACAAGATACTCTTTAGAAGCAGGTGGTAATAGAAGTGCAAATGGAGATTTTAATTTAAGTAATGAAATTGCATATATTTTTAATCCAAATGATGCAAGTACACCTCAATATATTAAAGATAGTTATAATGAAGTATTAAACGATCCAGAAACTTCTCAAGGATTTAAAGATTATTTAAAAGAAAGTTATGGAAGTTTTGCAGAAAGAAACGGCGGAAAAAACCCTTTTAGTGCAACAGTAGATCTTCGTCTTGTAAAGAAGTTTAGCTTTTTAAACTCTAAGCATGCTTTAGAAATATCTGCAGACGTTTTTAACTTTATGAACTTATTAAATAAAGAATGGGGGCGCAGTCATAATTTTGGAAACAGAAATTTTATGAATATTAATGGGTTTGATCAATCAACAAATAGCTACGAATACAATATACAAACAGGTGCTGGTACAGAGCCAATAAATGGAACTCCTTGGAGATTGCAGTTTGGTGTAAGATATTCGTTTAATTAAAAAATAGTTTGTTTAGTTTTTATTTGAGGGTTTGATATTTCTCTGTCAAACCCTTTTTTTAAATAGTATAATTTATGAAAAATAGTATATACATTTTAGTCTTTTTAATTTTAATAAGCTGTGGAGGTTCTAAGAATTTAATAGAAAAAGATGCTTCTTTTTTTGATAAAAGTTATGTAGGAAAAGAAAACGGAGAAGTAATTCCTTCTGATTACATTTTCCCTCAAAAAGAAAGTTTTAAAGTCCTTTCTTGGAACGTAGAGCATTTTGTAGACTCTTTTGATGATCCTTATATAGATTCTAAAAGAGAAAATAGCCCGGATTCTTTAATGAATAATAAAGTTGCTAATTTAGTAACTGCTTTAAAAAAAATAGATGCAGATGTAGTTGTATTGCAAGAATTTGAAAGTGCAAAATTTTTAAGAAGCATTGCTGATGAAAATTTACAAAACATGGGGTATACCTATTTTGCAGATGTGCCTAGCCATGGTTGGTATATGAATGTAGTGGTTATGAGTAAATTTCCGTTAGGTATTATTTATGGTTATGGAAATGTAACAACACCTCTTTTAGAGTATAAAAATGAAGAAGGACAATTAGAAACACAAAACACTTTAAATACTAGAATGTGGTCTATAGAAGTATATCCTACTTCAGATTATAATTTTTTACTTACCGGAGTTCATTTAAAAGCAGGTAGAGGAGAACGAAATATAGCCATGAGAAAAGGCCAGATTAATTTTCTAAAACAACAGTATAAGCGATTCTTAAAAGAGGACAAAAACAAAAATATTTTAGTAGTCGGAGATTTTAATAGTGTACAAGGTAGCGAAGAAATTAATCTATTTCTAAATGAAAAAGTAAAGAGAGAAAAATTTATAGATCCATTACCCGAAACAGTAATGACACATACTTCTGATGACCCAAAAAGAAGATTAGATTATATGTTGATGAATACCAATATGTATAAAGAATATATAGAAAATTCAGCGGAAGTCCCTCAACTTTTTGTGCCTAAAAAAATGAGAGAAATTAGTGATCATTTACCAGTAACCACAACATTTATAATTAAATAAAAAGTTTAAAAAATGAAAAAAATTATTATAGTACTTCTTGTTTTTACAGTTTTGTCTTGTAAAACAACTTCTAAATCAAGTGAAGATAAAGCTTATTCTAAGCAGTCTACAAAAGAAAAAACAGCAGATTTTGTACTTACTTTTGGCTCTTGTAATAAACCTAATCAAAAGAATCTGTTATGGGATGATATTGCTCAATTGAACCCAGATGTATGGTTGTGGGGAGGAGATATTATTTATGCAGACACAGAGAATATGGATAAAATGGAAGCCGATTATAATCTTCAAAAAAAGCAAAAAGGATATGCAAACCTTTTAAAAGAAACGAAGGTTTTGGGAACTTGGGATGATCATGATTTTGGAGCCAATGATGCAGGTGTAGAATATCCTAAAAAAGCAAAAAGTCAGGAATTATTATTGGATTTTTTAGAAGTTGATAAAAATTCTCCTAGAAGAAAAAGAGAAGGGGTGTATCATTCTGAACTTATAGAAACAGCTAAAGGATCTGTAAAAGTTATTTTGTTAGATACTCGTTATTTTAGAACAAGTATTAGTGAAAAAAGTGTAAACGGTGTTCAAGAGAATCGTACTATTTTAGGTGAACAACAATGGGCCTGGTTAGAAAGTGAGTTGGTTAATTCTTCTGCAGAATTTAATGTCATTTTAAGTAGTGTACAGGTAATTGCAGAAAAACATCGGTATGAAAAGTGGGCAAACTTTCCGTTAGAACGTAAAAAACTACTTGATGTAATCGTATCTTCAAAAGCTAATAATGTTATTCTATTGTCTGGAGATCGTCATATATCTGAGTTTTCAAAAGAAGAAGTTAGCGGCTTAACTTACCCTTTAATTGATTTTACATCAAGTGGAATGACACACGCAAGTGAGAACTTTACTAAAGAATACAATCCGGCAAGAGTAGGTAAGGTTATTTCTACAAAAAGTTTTGGGGTGTTAAAAATTAATTTTGACCAAAAAAAGGTTGAGATGGAAATGCGTGGAGATGCAACGTTACAGCAAAAAATAGAACAAGTTTATCCTTTATAATAATTTATAAAGGACTTATAAGTAATATGTATTTTGTTTCTAGATAATTTAAAAGATTAATTGTTTTTCTTTTTGTATGATAGAAGCAACAGTTTGACGGGTGACCCCAATAAGGTCACCCATATCCTGTTTTGTTAATAGGTTAAACAAAATATGAGGTCTGCCATTTGCATCTTCTATAGGAACACTGTAATGTTTTCTTAGTGATGATATTCTTTCTTCAATCTGTTTTTCTTTAATATTTTTTAGTTTTACTTCTGCAGCACACCATCGTTTTACGATATAAGAAATAAACCAGTTAGAAAGAAATGGATTTGTTAGTACGGTTGCCTTAAAAAAATCTAAATTGTATACTCTAATTTTACAATCTACAATTGCTTTAGCGTATTCTTGAAACTGACCATTAAGGTATTTAAAGTTACCAAAAAATTCTGTGTGAGGTAAAACTTCATAAACAAAACTTTCTCCATTGTCGGAATATCCACCAAGTTTTACCGCACCTTGGATAACCTCGTATATGTAATTTTCTTTGTTTGGTGGCAAATAGATATATCCATTTTTTTTTACGTTTATTTCAAGTATATGTTCTTTATGGAATTGGATGTTTGAATTATTTATTTCAGAAAATAGGTCAAAATTTTCATAACCGTTATTATTGGGTCTATTAATGGTAAGCATATAAAAAGGGTTTAATAAATAAAAATACATGTTTTAATAAATAGGAATGTTAAGTAATCATTATTTAACATGTTAAGTTTTTTTTGGAAATATAAATTTTAATAAAAGACATGGATGATTGTGTTAGGGATTGAATCTTTCGACTACGCTTAAGACAGGCTCTATGTTTGAGCTCTTTTTTGAGGTACGAAAAAAAGCGAGTAGTGAAAGCCTGTTAAAACGCCTTAAAAAATATTGATATTTAGCGTTTTAGTTTAGAAAAGGTTTTGTACTTTTGCGCCCACTTACTACGTGATAGTAAGATTTTTAATAATAAAGGTCGAGAACCTTAACAAATTAACAAATTATGTCTGTAAAGATTAGATTACAAAGACACGGTAAAAAAGGGAAACCATTCTATTGGATCGTTGCCGCTGATGCTCGTGCAAAAAGAGATGGTAAATACTTAGAAAAAATAGGTACTTACAATCCAAACGTTAACCCTGCAATTATTGATTTAGATGTAGATTTAGCTGTAAGTTGGTTACAAAATGGTGCACAACCTACTGATACTGCAAAGAACCTTTTATCTTACAAAGGTGCAATGTTAAAAAACCATTTAGTTGGTGGTATTAGAAAAGGTGCTTTAACACAAGAACAAGCAGATGCTAAATTTGCAGCTTGGGTAGAAGCAAAAGCGACTAAGATTTCTGATAAAGAAGCTGGATTATCTCAAGCGCAATCTGATGTAAAAGCAGCAGCATTCGCAGCAGAAAAAGCAGTTAATGAAGCAAGAATTGAAGCAGCTAAACCAGAGGTTGTAGAGGTTGTAGAAGCAGCAGCAGAAACTGAAGCAGAAGAAGTAGCTCCAGATACTATTGATGAAGCTCAAGCAAAATCAGCAGAATAAATTATAAATTTATACGAAGATGCGTAAAGAAGATTGTTTTTATTTAGGCAAAATCGTTACAAAATATAGTTTTAAGGGTGAAGTTGTTATCAAATTAGATACCGACGAGCCTGAGTTGTATACAGAAATGGAATCAGTTTATGTCGAATTCGGCACAAACTTGGTTCCATTTTTTATTGATAAAAGTTCATTACACAAAGGAAATCAGTTACGCGTTCAGTTTGAGGATGTGTATTCTGATGAAGAAGCAGATTCTATTTTAAAGTGTGGTGTTTATTTACCTACAACGATGTTGCCAAAATTATCTGGTGACAAATTTTACTATCATGAAGTAATTGGTTTTACAGTTGTTGATGCTAATTTTGGTGAAGTTGGGCAGATTGTTCATATTAATGATAAAGCAGCGCAACCTCTTTTTGAAATTGACAGAGATGGTACAGAGGTTTTTATTCCGATGGTAGATGATTTTATTAAGAAAGTAGATAGAGAGAACAAAACGATTCAAGTAGATACTCCTGAGGGGTTGATAGAGTTGTATTTGTCTTAAAATAAAGAGAGGTGGCCGAGTGGTCGAAGGCGCTACCTTGGAAAGGTAGTATACTGGTAACGGTATCGAGGGTTCGAATCCCTTCCTCTCTACAAGAAACCAAAACCCTATAAACTATTTGTTTATAGGGTTTTTTGGTGTACTATTTTTATTTAAAGTAATTTTTTCGCTATTTAAGTTTTTGTTTGTAAAACTTAAAATGTGCTTACTTAATTTTTATTAAATTAATAATCTGTCACCGAAAAACATGTGTTAATAAAATATTTTACTAACTTGCTTCTATTAATATTACTAAAGTAAAAAGTATGATTGACTTATTAGATTTTGTAAACGAAAATGGTATAAACGGAAGAAAGGCAAGTAATAAGAAGAGTATTATTCGTGGTCTTGCTAAATGTGAAGACTCGCTAACGATTCCTGAAATTGCCATTCTTATAGATGTTAGTATACCAATTTGTACGTCTTTAATAAGGGGTTTGGTTACTAGTCGTCTAGTTACAAAGGAAGGAAAGAAAACTTCAGAGAATGGAAGGAAACCGTTTACTTATTCTCTTAATAAGGGATCTTTTCATGTTGTTGGTGTAGAAATTCTTTCAAAATTTATTCAATTAAGTGTTTTTAGTATCGATCTAGAGCTTATTCATACTAATACTATTAAGGGGTTTACTTTATCAAAAGATATTGAATGTCTTAAGAATATTACTCATTTTATAGAGAGCTCTTTAAAGGATTCGGGTATAGATAAAAAAAATATTATTGGTATTGGTGTTGGGATGCCAGAGGTTGTAAAAGACCATAATGGTGAGTTAACAACCTATTTTTCTGATGAAGAAATTTCTCTTAAAGAATATTTAGAATCTCAAATAAAACTTTCGGTTCTTATAGATAACGATACAAGAACAATTGGTGTCGCAGAACAAACTCTTGGTAGTGCAAAAGGAATTGATAATGTTTTAGTAGTGAAAGTGAGTAGAACTTTGGGGTTGAGTATAATTGCTAATAAGAGTATTCTTAAAGGTAGTCAGGGACTTGCTGGTGGTATGAATCATACTCAGTTTAAAAAAGGAGTTAGACCTTGTTGTTGTGGTAAAATAGGGTGTCTGGGAACAGAGGTTGGCGGAGATGCTTTATTAGTAGATCTTAATGATGCGCTTAGGGATAACGAAATTTCTATCCACTTTAATATTCAAGATCTACCTACTTATGGTTATCATGATGTACTGGATGCTGTTTTAAAAGGTGATGAGCTTTCTATTAAATTAATTCAAGATCAAGGTTATAAATTGGGAAAAGCATTGGGTAATATTATGAATGTTTTAAACCCAGAATTAGTGTTGATAGGTGGTGAATATGCTATGGTTAAAAATTTCTTTGTAGATGCTGTTAAAATAGGTGTTAGAAAAACTGCACTTATAAGTACTATGAAAAATTGTGAAGTAAAAGCATCTGTGTTGGGTAGGTATTTAGGGGTAAAAGCAGAGGCGTGTATGTTTCTTAAGGCTTGTGATATGATAGCTTTTTAAAGTATGTAAATATATTTTGTGTTTTCTGTAAACATAATAATTTCTTTTTTTTAATGTAACGCCATTTGGTGTTACATTTTTTTTGTCTTATTATTTAAGGGGTATTAACTGTATTTTGGGTTTATTGTTTAAGTACTCTACACCTTTGTGTCCTGTTGCTCTAGCTAGTGTTTCGTTTTTTACTTCTTCTAATTTTATTTTAAAAGACTATTGATCAAACAGATGGTTTAGTTTTTATTTAATAAAATATTTTATTAAATAAATTAGCTATAATAAATTATTTTATTATATTTGAATATGTTACAGTAATGTTTCGTTAATTATTAGTAGCAAAATCTTTAAAATAACTAATTTAACTATCAAATTTATGTACAATTTTAAAAAAGAAAAGTGGGGGGAGAATTCCTTATTAGGTAAGCACATTTTAGGTTTCTTTCTTCTTGTGTTTTTATTTTCAAACGCCGCTGTATTTGCTGAGTCAAAAGAAGTAGATAAAACAATAATTGGAGTAGTGGTAGATGATGCGTCGGGAGACCCTGTACCTGGGGCAAGTGTTCTTATAAAGGGTACTAATATTGGTGCTTCTACAGATTTTGATGGTAATTTTTCAATAACGGCTCCAGATAGTGCTGCAGTATTAGTGGTTAGTTATTTAGGGTATGTTACTAAAACAGTAACTATTGATAGTAGTAAGAAATTAGTAATTAGACTAACAGAAGATGCTTCTCAATTAGATGAGGTTATTGTAACTGCTCTTGGGGTTACTAAATCTAAAGAAAGTGTTTCTTATGCAGCTCAAAAAATAAAAGGAGCTGCTATAAATCAATCTAGAGTTGGTGATGTTTCTCAGCAGTTAGCGGGTCAGGTATCTGGTTTATCAGTCTCTACAAATAATGGTTCTGGAGTTTCTTCTTCTAGAGTTGTACTTAGAGGGGAAACATCTTTAAATCCAAATAAAAATCAACCATTAATTGTGGTGGATGGAGCTTTAATTTCTAATAATTATATAGGTATAGGAAGTAATTCTACTTCTAGTGATTTACCAGTAGATTATGGGAATAGTTTTAATGATTTAAATCCAGATGATTTTGCATCGGTAACCGTATTAAAAGGACCTAAAGCAGCAGCGTTGTATGGTGAGAGAGGTACTAATGGTGCCTTAATAATAGAAACTAAATCGGGTAAAAATAAAACAGGATTAGGTGTTAGTTATACTACAGGTATTTCAATGGATAAGGTTAATAGGTTTTGGAATGAACAAAATGAGTATGCTGGTGGAGGTCCTATAGGTAATTTGGCAAATCAGTTTAGATCAGATTGGGGTGGTAATTATGGAGCACCAACAAATGGTCAATTAATTTCTCAATCTACACCAAGTAACCCTAACCCAGATCCAACACCTTTTGTACAAAAGGCAGATAGAGAAGGTTTCTTTGATACGGCGCTAGCTTATAATAATAATCTTTCTTTATCATTTTCTGAAGATGATATTTGGGGACGTGTTTCTCTTGGGCGACTTTCTAAAGGAGGAATTGTACCTAATACAGAGTATAAAAAAACAAATGTTGGTGTAAGAGTAGGTGCTAATTTAAGTGAAAAACTTTCTATTGATTTATCTGCTAATTATATTTTAAGTAATTCTGATAATGTGCCAGATATTGGGTTTTCTAGCGGTGGATTAATGTATAGTATGCTTTGGGTGATGAAAAACTATAGTTTAGATGATTACAAAGATTACTGGTTGCCAAATCAAGAATACCAACAACAAAATTACTTTTTATCTTGGGGAACAAATCCTCACTTAATTGTAAATGAGAATTTAAACGGATTTAAACATAATAGAATATTTGGTAATTTTAGAACAAATTATGAATTTAATGACAACTTTTCTGCTTTTGTAAGAGTCGGTTTAGATTCTTATCAAGATAGAAGGCAGTCTAGAAGAGCCCCGGGGCAACCTGCTTTTCCAAACGGAATGTACAGAGAACAAGATGTTCGTTTACAGGAATTTAATGCAGATTTTTTAGGAACCTACACAAAAGATTTAACGGATAAGTTAGGTTTAGTGGTAAATTTAGGGACTAGTACATTTAACCAAACGATTGGTAATAAAATAGCTCAGACAAATAATTTAGCGATTCCAGGTGTATTTAGTTTAGGTAACGCTGCTGACTCTCCTGTGCTTACACAAGTGGATACTGAAAGAGAATTAAATAGTGTTTATGGTACGGTAGAATTGAATTATGATGATAAATTATATTTTGATGTTACAGGGAGAAATGATTGGTCTTCTACACTACCAACTCAAAATCAAAGTTTTTTCTATCCTTCAGTGGGTTTAAGTGCTATTGTTTCTAAAATGACAAAATTACCAGATTTTATCTCGTATTTAAAACTAAGAACAAGTTATGCTCAAACCGGAAATAGTACAGACCCAGGTGTTATAAATAATGCTTACAGTTTAGGTGCAATACCAGGTTCTGTAACAAACCCTAACGTACTTACAGATTCTAATCTACAAAGTGAAAAAACTGAGGCTTTTGAATTTGGTATAGATTTAAGGTTATTAGATAGAAGATTAAATTTTGATATTGATTTATATGATTATTCTACTACAGATCAAATAGTGTCAGCTCCTATAAGTCAAGCTTCAGGAGTGAGTTTTAGAAGGTTTAATGCAGGGGAAATTAATAGTAGAGGTATTGAAGTAATTTTAGCAGCAAAACCAGTAGCATTAGAAAATTTTAAATGGACTTCTACTTTTAACTTCGCATCAAGTAGATCGGAAGTTGTAAGTCTTGCAGACGGTATTGAAACCTTAATTATTGGAGAAGGACCAAACGGAGGAACTATAGAAGCAAGACCAGGAGGTAGAATGGGTGATATTTATGGAAGAGGTTTTGAAAGAGATCCAGAAGGAAGTATTGTTTTAGAAAATATTGGAGGCCTAATGAGACCTAAAATTAGCAATGATATAAAGCGATTAGGAAACTACAACCCAGATTGGACTTTAGGTTTTACCAACAGTTTTAAATATAAAAACTTTAACCTTAATATATTTTTAGATTATAGAAACGGTGGTGATTTTTATACCTTAACTGGTTCTCAGTTATATAGATCTGGTTCTATAACAGAAACGCTTCCGTTTAGAACAGAAGATTTTGTGCCTGACGGTGTGGTAGCAAATGGTAGTGGAGGTTTTACTAAAAACACACAAACTACTACTGGGTACGATTGGTATAGAGAATATTATAGAAGTGATAATATTGAAGCAAATACCTATGATGCTACTTTTTTAAAATTAAGAGAAATTTCATTAGGAGTAGATCTTAAGCCATATTTTGAAAACTCATTTTTCGAAAAAATAAGCCTTTCTGTTTTTGGACGAAATTTAGGAACGTGGACAAAAGAAAGTTTTCTTAAACATTTTGATCCAGAGGTGTTAAGCTTTACCGGAAGTGGTTTTCTTCCTGGTTTCGAAATTGGTCAACTTCCTGGAGCAGCAACCTACGGTTTTAATCTTAATGTATCATTTTAAATTAAAAAAGTCATGATGAAAAATATATATAAAATCAAAATAATAATAGTAAGTATTATCTTATTTACAGCATGTACTGGTGATTTTGAAGAAATTAATGTTGATGAAAATTCACCAACAATTGCAACTTCAGGAACACTTTTGCCTAGCACCATTTTTGGAGCAGCAAACTCACATTTAAATGTTCAGTTGTATTTAACTAACCAGGTAATGCAATACAAAGTATATAGAAATCTAAACCAATTAGATGCTTATGATTTTGCAACTGGAGCAAATCGTTTTGGTAAGTTTTGGGGAGATGCATATAGAGCAATTACCGATGGTAACGAGTCTATTGCTTATGCTCAAGAAAATGAACTGAATGCTTATATAGGTGCAGGAAAAACAATAAATGCTTTTTATTTAGCAGCTTTAACAGAATTATGGATAGATGTACCATATACAGAAGCAAATAAAGGTTTAGAGAACACGCAACCAATTTATGATAAGCAAGAAGATATTTACCCTAAAGTATTAACGCTTTTAGAAGAAGCAAATACAGCTTTGTCAGCCGATACTAAAGGATTTATTCTTGGTGGAGATATCCTTTTTAAAGGAGATGTAATGAAGTGGAGAAAAATGGCAAATTCTTTAAGATTACGTTATTTATTAAGACTTTCAAATAAAGGTTCTATCAATGCTGCTGCTCAGATAAATGATATTGTTTCAGATCCTTCTACGTATCCAATTATTGAAAGTAATGAAGAAGCTGCTATTTATGACTTTACGGGTCTTGCACCAAATACATCAGATTTTTCTTTACTTACAACTTTAGGAGGATTAAGCCCGTCAGTTAGATTTGTAGATGCTTTAGATGGTGTTGATGCAAATGATGATGCAGATGATGATCCTAGATTAGCTTTTTTTGCTGATAAACCGGTTGACCCTAGTGTATCTGCAGGTCCATTTGTGGGTGTAAAAAGTGGAACTACAAGAGAAGAAGCACAAGGTACAGGTGGAAATGCAGGGTTGTTTGCTTCTCAGTTTACCACGAAGTTTCAGGATAATAAAGGATTATTAGATTTTGTTTTTATAAGTTATGCAGAGGTACAGTTTATTTTATCAGAAGCTAGGTTAAAGAACTATATCACAACTTCTACAGCACAAATGTATTACGAAAAAGGGATTACTGCCAATTTAAATTATTGGAATTTAACAATGCCATCAGGTTTTCTTACTAGAGCAGATGTGGCTTGGGATGGAACTTTAGAAACATTAATAAATCAAAAATGGATTGCAATGTTCTTTAACAATACATTAGAAATGTGGGGAGATTACAAAAGAGTAGGACTTCCAAATTTAGTGCCAGGGTCTTTAGCAACAACTATTACAGGTGGCTTAGTACCCACAAGAGTCTTCTACCCAACCATAGAGCAATCTGTAAATTCTGCAAATTATCAAGCAGCAGCATCAAGTATTGGTGGTGATATAATTACGGTTAAACATTGGTATCAGAATTAACATATAAAAAAAATATTATTTGAGTTGATGAGTGTTTTACAGTTAACCAGAAGCATGAAAATTGTTTTTGGTTAACAAAACACATTCAAATATTAAAAAAAACGGAACAAATTAAATAGAACTTCTTGTGACTGAAAAATTAATAATGATACCTGGAACTCTTTGTGATGAAACACTTTTTAAGCATCAAAAAAAAGATTTGTCAATTATAGCCGACTGTCATATTGCAAGTACTACTAGTGCTGCGAGTTTGCAACAGGTAGCAAAAAATATACTAGATAAATATTCTGGAGATTTATCAATAATGGGGTTATCGTACGGCGGAATTATTGCTTTTGAATTACTAAGGCAAGCACCTCATCGCATAAAACGATTAATTCTTTTAAATACAAATTATAAAGAACCTTCAGAACAAACAAGAATAAGTCAACAAAGATTTGTAGGTATGGCATATTTAGAAGGAGTTAAGGGATTTACGTCAACTATTTTAATTGATGCAATGTTACATCCTAAAAATGCAAAAAATAAAGAACTAAGAGAGGTGGTTTTAAACATGGCTTTAAATATAGGTGTAGCTGGTTTCTTTAATCAAGTAAAAGCACAATTAGGAAGACCAGATAGTACTAAAGATTTACAAAATATTAAATGTCCTACTTTAATAATTACAGGTAGAGAAGATGTTATTTGTCCAATAAAACTTCATGAAGAAATGGCAGCAGCCATTCCTAATTCGGTTTTAAAAATTATAGAAGAATGCGGACATTTAAGTACGTTAGAACAGCCTAAATTAGTTAGCAATACTATTCTTAATTGGTGGAATAAAAACTAAACAATGAGAAAAAACAAACTAAAACAACTACTAAAAACAAACAACACAGTAATGTGTGGATGGCTACACATACCCAATACTTGGACCGCCGAAGTAATGGCGAATGCTGGTTGGGATGGTGTAACTGTAGACATGCAACATGGTTTACATAGTATAGAAACAGCAATACAAATGATGCAAGCTATATCTACCACAGAAACGGTACCTATTGCTAGATCAAATTGGAATACACCGGGAGAAATAATGAGATTACTAGACGGTGGAGCTTATGGTATTATTTGCCCAATGATTAATACCAAAGAAGAGTGTGAATCATTTGTAGGAGCATGTAGATATCCTCCTTTAGGATATAGAAGTTTTGGGCCAACGAGAGCAAGAGTTTATGGGGGTCTAGATTATGCAGAACATGCGAATGATGAAATTTTAACATTAGCAATGGTAGAAACTGTTAAAGCAGTAGAAAATATAAAAGGTATTTGTGAAACGAAAGGGTTAGATGGAATTTTTATAGGTTCTGGAGATTTAAAATTATCTATAAAAGCAACTGAAAAAGAGAATGTCGATGAACTTTTTGATCAGGCAGTAAATACTATTTTAAAAGAATGCCAACAAAATAATTTGTTTGCTGGTGTTTGGTGTGCCACAATAGAAGATGCTAAAAAAATGGTTGATAAAGGCTTTAAGTTTATTGCGCTTAAATCTGATAGTATGATGTTAACCCAATATGCAAAGGAGCAAACGAACACTTTAAAAAATATTTTAAAAAACTAAACCTCAAAGATTTGTCGAAAAAAATAACACATATAGAAACACTAAAACTAGAAAGAGATGGTTTAAAGCAAGATCTTCCTGGGTTTGGTAAAAAATATATAAACATTGTTGATTATATATTAGAAATCACAGAAGATATCTGGGAAAAAAAAGAAATAGATGTAATTAATGAAACCTACGAAAAGGACATCCTAATTCATACAGGTGCCAGAATAATTAACGGTGTAGAAACTGTAATAACAGGTACTATTGATACGCTGGCCTCTTTTCCGGATAGAAAAATGGGCGGAGAAGCAGTTATTTGGTCAACAGATAATAAGGGCGATTTTTATTCTTCTCATAGAATTATATCTACAGCAACCAATCTTGGAGAAACAATCTACGGGAAAGCTACAGGTAAAAAGATAACCTTTAGAACCATTGCAGACTGTAAAGTAGCAAACAATAAAATTTATAAGGAATGGCTTGTAAGAGATAATCT
Protein-coding regions in this window:
- a CDS encoding SusD/RagB family nutrient-binding outer membrane lipoprotein, producing MMKNIYKIKIIIVSIILFTACTGDFEEINVDENSPTIATSGTLLPSTIFGAANSHLNVQLYLTNQVMQYKVYRNLNQLDAYDFATGANRFGKFWGDAYRAITDGNESIAYAQENELNAYIGAGKTINAFYLAALTELWIDVPYTEANKGLENTQPIYDKQEDIYPKVLTLLEEANTALSADTKGFILGGDILFKGDVMKWRKMANSLRLRYLLRLSNKGSINAAAQINDIVSDPSTYPIIESNEEAAIYDFTGLAPNTSDFSLLTTLGGLSPSVRFVDALDGVDANDDADDDPRLAFFADKPVDPSVSAGPFVGVKSGTTREEAQGTGGNAGLFASQFTTKFQDNKGLLDFVFISYAEVQFILSEARLKNYITTSTAQMYYEKGITANLNYWNLTMPSGFLTRADVAWDGTLETLINQKWIAMFFNNTLEMWGDYKRVGLPNLVPGSLATTITGGLVPTRVFYPTIEQSVNSANYQAAASSIGGDIITVKHWYQN
- a CDS encoding alpha/beta fold hydrolase, which encodes MIPGTLCDETLFKHQKKDLSIIADCHIASTTSAASLQQVAKNILDKYSGDLSIMGLSYGGIIAFELLRQAPHRIKRLILLNTNYKEPSEQTRISQQRFVGMAYLEGVKGFTSTILIDAMLHPKNAKNKELREVVLNMALNIGVAGFFNQVKAQLGRPDSTKDLQNIKCPTLIITGREDVICPIKLHEEMAAAIPNSVLKIIEECGHLSTLEQPKLVSNTILNWWNKN
- a CDS encoding SusC/RagA family TonB-linked outer membrane protein, which gives rise to MYNFKKEKWGENSLLGKHILGFFLLVFLFSNAAVFAESKEVDKTIIGVVVDDASGDPVPGASVLIKGTNIGASTDFDGNFSITAPDSAAVLVVSYLGYVTKTVTIDSSKKLVIRLTEDASQLDEVIVTALGVTKSKESVSYAAQKIKGAAINQSRVGDVSQQLAGQVSGLSVSTNNGSGVSSSRVVLRGETSLNPNKNQPLIVVDGALISNNYIGIGSNSTSSDLPVDYGNSFNDLNPDDFASVTVLKGPKAAALYGERGTNGALIIETKSGKNKTGLGVSYTTGISMDKVNRFWNEQNEYAGGGPIGNLANQFRSDWGGNYGAPTNGQLISQSTPSNPNPDPTPFVQKADREGFFDTALAYNNNLSLSFSEDDIWGRVSLGRLSKGGIVPNTEYKKTNVGVRVGANLSEKLSIDLSANYILSNSDNVPDIGFSSGGLMYSMLWVMKNYSLDDYKDYWLPNQEYQQQNYFLSWGTNPHLIVNENLNGFKHNRIFGNFRTNYEFNDNFSAFVRVGLDSYQDRRQSRRAPGQPAFPNGMYREQDVRLQEFNADFLGTYTKDLTDKLGLVVNLGTSTFNQTIGNKIAQTNNLAIPGVFSLGNAADSPVLTQVDTERELNSVYGTVELNYDDKLYFDVTGRNDWSSTLPTQNQSFFYPSVGLSAIVSKMTKLPDFISYLKLRTSYAQTGNSTDPGVINNAYSLGAIPGSVTNPNVLTDSNLQSEKTEAFEFGIDLRLLDRRLNFDIDLYDYSTTDQIVSAPISQASGVSFRRFNAGEINSRGIEVILAAKPVALENFKWTSTFNFASSRSEVVSLADGIETLIIGEGPNGGTIEARPGGRMGDIYGRGFERDPEGSIVLENIGGLMRPKISNDIKRLGNYNPDWTLGFTNSFKYKNFNLNIFLDYRNGGDFYTLTGSQLYRSGSITETLPFRTEDFVPDGVVANGSGGFTKNTQTTTGYDWYREYYRSDNIEANTYDATFLKLREISLGVDLKPYFENSFFEKISLSVFGRNLGTWTKESFLKHFDPEVLSFTGSGFLPGFEIGQLPGAATYGFNLNVSF
- a CDS encoding HpcH/HpaI aldolase/citrate lyase family protein, with product MRKNKLKQLLKTNNTVMCGWLHIPNTWTAEVMANAGWDGVTVDMQHGLHSIETAIQMMQAISTTETVPIARSNWNTPGEIMRLLDGGAYGIICPMINTKEECESFVGACRYPPLGYRSFGPTRARVYGGLDYAEHANDEILTLAMVETVKAVENIKGICETKGLDGIFIGSGDLKLSIKATEKENVDELFDQAVNTILKECQQNNLFAGVWCATIEDAKKMVDKGFKFIALKSDSMMLTQYAKEQTNTLKNILKN